ATGCGGCCGAGTTCGTCGGTGGCGACCTTGCCGACATAGGCGGCGCGGCCGCCGAGCGAGGCGACGCCGGCGGCGGTGTTGCCGGCCGAGCCGCCCGAGGCCTCGATCGCCGGGCCGATCATGTCGTAGAGCCGATCGGCCTCGGCGGCGTCGATCAGGCGCATCATGCCCTTGGTGACGCCGAGGCGGACGAGCAGGTCGTCCTCCGCGCGGGCGAGGATGTCGACGATCGCGTTGCCGATCGCCAGCACGTCGAATTCGCTTGCCGCCATTCCGATCCGGTTCCCGCCCGATCGGGCGCCGCCCCTCGCAACGCGAGGCCGCCACGCCCATATGACACCTCCACGAACCCCGCCAGGCCCCGCCCATGCTCGCCCAAGCCGTCCGCGCCGTCCGCGCCTTCTCCGAGATCGCCTCGCCGCCGTTCCGCGGCGTGATGCTGCGCTCGCTCGGGTTGACGCTCGTCATGCTCGCCGCGGTCTGGGCGGTGCTCACCGGTGTCGTGACCAACCTCGTAAACGGGTGGTGGCCGGGCGTCGAGGGCCTTGTGGACGTGCTGACCGGCGTCGGCCTGTTCGTCGGGCTCGGATTCCTGGTGGCGCCGGTGACGACCATGTTCGCCGGGCTCTTCCTCGACGATGTCGCCGAGGCGGTCGAGCGCGCCCACTATCCCGCCGATCCGCCGGGCCGGGCGGTGCCGCTGTGGCCGGCGATCGCCTCGGCGCTGCGCTTCACCGCCCTGGTGATCGCGGTCAACGCCGTGGTGCTGCTGCTGATCCTCCTGCCGGGCATCAACGTCGGGCTGTTCTTCCTCGCCAACGCCTGGCTGCTCGGCCGGGAGTATTTCGAACAGGTCGCCGCCCGCCACGTCGGGCCCGACGAGGTCGGCCGGCTGCGTTCGCGCCACGGCGGCCGGATCTTCCTCGCCGGCCTCGTGGTGGCGGCGGTGCTGGCGGTGCCGATCGTCAACCTCGTCACGCCGCTGTTCGCCACCGCCTTCATGGTGCACGTCTTCAAGGAGGTCGCCGCCCGCGATCCGCGGCCCGCTGACGACGGCGCGGTTCTGATCTAAAGTCCGGTGGCGCCGCGTGCACCGGACGGGCCATGGTTCCGTCGACGCGGAAGGAGTAGCCGTGATGTCCCGCCAAGCCGACGACGGAGACGTGCTCGCCATCGCCGAGACCTGGGCGAAGGCCGGCCGCCGTCTCGCCATCGCCACCGTCGTGGAAACCTGGGGGTCGGCGCCGCGACCGGTCGGCTCGCATCTCGTCATCGACGACGAGGGCAATTTCGAAGGCTCGGTGTCGGGCGGCTGCGTCGAGGGCGCGGTGGTCTCCGAGGCGGTCGAGGTGATCGGCGACAGCCGGCCGCGGCTCCTGTCCTTCGGCGTCGCCGACGAGACCGCGTGGCGGGTCGGGCTGTCCTGCGGCGGCCGCATCCGCATCTACGTCGAGCCCCTGACGGCCTGACCATCATGGATCTGAAGCTCCTCTCCACCCTCAATGGGCTCCGCCGCGAGCGCCGCGCCGCCGTGGTCGTCACCCGGCTCGCCGACGGCGCCGCCCGGCTCGTCACGGAGGGCGACGACCTCGCCGGCGATCCCCTGCGCGCCGAGATCGCCGCCGCCTTCCGGTCCGGCCGCTCCGGCGTGGTCGCCGGCCCGGACGGCGAGGTCTTCCT
This Oharaeibacter diazotrophicus DNA region includes the following protein-coding sequences:
- a CDS encoding sulfate transporter family protein; the encoded protein is MLAQAVRAVRAFSEIASPPFRGVMLRSLGLTLVMLAAVWAVLTGVVTNLVNGWWPGVEGLVDVLTGVGLFVGLGFLVAPVTTMFAGLFLDDVAEAVERAHYPADPPGRAVPLWPAIASALRFTALVIAVNAVVLLLILLPGINVGLFFLANAWLLGREYFEQVAARHVGPDEVGRLRSRHGGRIFLAGLVVAAVLAVPIVNLVTPLFATAFMVHVFKEVAARDPRPADDGAVLI
- a CDS encoding XdhC family protein, encoding MSRQADDGDVLAIAETWAKAGRRLAIATVVETWGSAPRPVGSHLVIDDEGNFEGSVSGGCVEGAVVSEAVEVIGDSRPRLLSFGVADETAWRVGLSCGGRIRIYVEPLTA